In Polynucleobacter sp. es-EL-1, the following are encoded in one genomic region:
- the rpoZ gene encoding DNA-directed RNA polymerase subunit omega: MARITVEDCLKTIPNRFELVLAATYRARQLVQGHSPRVESRDKATVVALREVAAGVTDRDMLTKVPL; encoded by the coding sequence ATGGCCCGTATTACTGTAGAAGATTGTCTAAAGACTATTCCTAATCGTTTTGAGCTGGTATTGGCCGCGACTTATCGCGCACGTCAATTGGTTCAAGGTCACTCCCCACGTGTTGAGTCCAGAGATAAAGCAACCGTAGTTGCCTTGCGTGAAGTTGCTGCTGGTGTAACTGACCGTGACATGCTGACCAAAGTACCTTTGTAA
- a CDS encoding bifunctional (p)ppGpp synthetase/guanosine-3',5'-bis(diphosphate) 3'-pyrophosphohydrolase produces MELPLGNLNTSDASGQVLPKETKISDKSSIIATLLAQSSRHLFGPTSAPALPLKHQVVSIEALISKLDYLKPDEVALIKKAFQFSDAAHLGQYRHSGEPYITHPLAVAELCATWRLDAASIMAALLHDVIEDTGCSQTDLVEKFGSKVAELVEGLTKLDKLEFQSHAEAQAESFRKMFMAMARDVRVILVKLADRTHNMRTLDAVPMEKRRRVAAETLEIYAPIAHRLGLNIIYRDLQDLSFRYSMPMRFRVIEGAVKRARGNRKEMVEKILQNTRMAFAKANLEVDLQGREKTLFSIYNKMRSKHLSFSQVLDVYAFRVTVHSIDECYRALGLLHSLYKPMPGKFKDYIAIPKLNGYQSLHTTLLGPSGVPVEFQIRTSEMHAVAEAGVAAHWAYKDGLPDMSEVQNRAHQWLQSLIDIQDSSGDSQEFLEHVKIDLFPDAVYVFTPKGQIRALPRGATALDFAYSIHSDLGNTCVAVKINGMQLPLRSELKNGDIIEVVTSTNSQPNPGWLAFVRTGKARASIRHSLKTKHYSESLQLGERLLASALRQQGVDAGLLSPEIWEKLLHWTGDKTREEACVNIALGRRSAQELAIRLKILIDDEGGSEQMRLGASDWVSPQQEIASHHHQRQAILVDGREGNSISFQSCCHPIPGDNIIGYLGKGEGLQVHTNDCPVALRMLSKDSDKWVEVEWGKEVNREFEVDLEIDTRQGKGVLARVASSVTAADSNIMNVSMNDRYKEDAVMIRFTIQVSDRLHLSKVMRSLRANHDVMRVTRTKTS; encoded by the coding sequence GTGGAGCTCCCCTTAGGTAATCTCAACACATCAGACGCTTCAGGCCAGGTCTTGCCTAAAGAGACCAAAATCAGCGATAAATCCTCCATCATTGCTACCTTGTTGGCTCAATCGAGTCGACATTTATTTGGACCCACTTCGGCTCCAGCACTTCCTCTCAAGCATCAAGTTGTTTCGATTGAAGCTCTCATTTCTAAGCTGGACTATCTCAAGCCGGACGAAGTTGCTTTAATTAAAAAGGCATTTCAGTTTTCCGATGCCGCCCATTTAGGGCAGTACAGACATAGTGGTGAGCCTTACATTACTCATCCATTAGCTGTGGCTGAATTGTGTGCCACTTGGCGCCTTGATGCTGCCTCTATCATGGCAGCCTTATTGCATGATGTGATTGAAGATACAGGATGCTCTCAAACGGATTTGGTAGAAAAGTTTGGCTCAAAAGTTGCTGAGCTTGTGGAAGGTCTGACCAAGCTAGATAAATTAGAGTTTCAGAGTCATGCTGAGGCACAAGCAGAAAGCTTTCGCAAAATGTTTATGGCGATGGCGCGTGATGTCAGGGTGATCTTGGTCAAACTGGCGGACCGTACGCACAATATGCGCACGCTAGATGCTGTTCCCATGGAAAAGCGTCGCCGAGTTGCTGCAGAGACGCTCGAAATCTACGCCCCAATTGCCCATCGTCTTGGCCTCAATATTATTTATCGCGATCTGCAGGACTTAAGCTTCCGTTATTCAATGCCAATGCGCTTTAGGGTGATTGAAGGTGCTGTAAAGCGGGCGCGTGGCAACCGTAAGGAAATGGTTGAAAAGATTTTGCAGAACACCCGCATGGCTTTTGCTAAAGCCAATCTAGAAGTCGATTTGCAGGGACGCGAAAAAACGCTCTTTAGTATCTATAACAAAATGCGTAGTAAGCACTTAAGTTTTTCTCAGGTGCTCGATGTTTATGCTTTTAGGGTCACGGTGCATTCGATTGATGAATGCTATCGCGCCTTAGGTTTGCTCCACTCTCTTTATAAGCCCATGCCAGGGAAGTTTAAGGATTACATTGCCATTCCTAAACTCAATGGCTATCAATCGCTACATACAACCTTATTAGGCCCCTCCGGTGTGCCAGTCGAGTTTCAGATTCGGACTAGCGAGATGCATGCAGTGGCAGAGGCTGGTGTTGCAGCACATTGGGCATACAAAGATGGCTTGCCTGATATGAGTGAAGTACAAAATCGCGCTCATCAATGGCTGCAATCTTTAATTGATATTCAGGATAGCAGTGGTGATTCTCAAGAGTTTTTAGAGCACGTCAAGATTGATTTATTCCCAGATGCGGTTTATGTGTTTACGCCAAAAGGGCAGATTAGAGCATTACCCCGTGGGGCAACTGCACTAGACTTTGCCTACTCAATCCATAGTGATCTCGGAAATACTTGTGTCGCCGTCAAAATTAATGGCATGCAATTGCCTTTACGAAGTGAACTCAAGAATGGCGACATTATTGAGGTGGTTACCTCAACAAATTCACAGCCCAATCCAGGTTGGTTGGCTTTTGTGCGGACAGGCAAGGCGCGTGCCTCCATACGTCATTCATTGAAGACGAAACATTATTCGGAGTCTTTGCAGTTGGGTGAGCGCTTATTAGCGAGTGCCTTACGTCAGCAAGGGGTCGATGCAGGCCTTTTGTCCCCAGAGATTTGGGAAAAGCTACTTCATTGGACTGGCGATAAAACGCGCGAGGAAGCGTGTGTCAATATTGCTTTAGGCCGCAGATCAGCTCAAGAATTGGCTATTCGCTTGAAGATTTTGATTGATGATGAGGGTGGTTCTGAGCAAATGCGTTTAGGCGCTTCTGATTGGGTTTCTCCGCAACAAGAAATTGCTTCTCACCACCATCAACGTCAAGCCATCTTGGTTGATGGGCGAGAAGGTAATTCCATCAGTTTTCAGAGTTGCTGCCATCCTATCCCGGGCGATAACATTATTGGCTATCTCGGAAAAGGCGAGGGTTTGCAAGTGCACACCAATGACTGTCCGGTAGCGTTACGAATGCTCTCCAAGGACAGTGATAAATGGGTTGAGGTTGAGTGGGGTAAAGAGGTCAATCGTGAGTTTGAGGTAGATCTTGAGATAGATACTCGTCAAGGTAAGGGTGTTTTAGCTCGCGTGGCCAGTAGCGTGACGGCTGCAGATTCCAACATCATGAATGTCTCCATGAATGACCGCTACAAAGAAGATGCTGTGATGATTCGCTTTACGATTCAGGTTTCTGATCGCTTGCATCTCTCCAAGGTCATGCGCAGTTTGCGTGCTAATCACGATGTCATGCGCGTTACCCGTACTAAGACTAGTTAA
- the greB gene encoding transcription elongation factor GreB, whose protein sequence is MEEKNYITPAGHERIKSELLQLLNLDRPEVVRVVHWAASNGDRSENGDYIYGKKRLREIDRRIRFLNQRLEFAVVVDNQARKSGDADAQQVFFGATVTYVNLEGVNADQETTITIVGVDEVDLEKGHVSWVSPIAKALIKARLGDCVKIQTPTGPTEIEILDIQYL, encoded by the coding sequence ATGGAAGAGAAGAACTACATCACACCTGCAGGTCATGAACGCATCAAAAGCGAGCTCTTACAGCTCCTAAACCTTGATAGGCCCGAGGTTGTCAGGGTTGTGCACTGGGCAGCCTCGAATGGCGATCGATCCGAAAATGGGGACTATATCTATGGAAAAAAGCGTCTTCGGGAGATAGATCGACGGATTCGCTTCCTAAACCAACGTCTGGAATTTGCCGTAGTAGTCGATAACCAGGCCCGAAAATCTGGTGATGCCGACGCTCAGCAGGTATTTTTTGGGGCTACCGTCACCTATGTCAATCTAGAGGGGGTTAACGCAGATCAAGAGACGACCATCACGATTGTGGGGGTTGATGAGGTTGACCTAGAAAAGGGACACGTTAGCTGGGTTTCTCCCATTGCTAAGGCGCTTATTAAAGCTCGCCTGGGCGACTGCGTCAAAATCCAAACGCCCACCGGTCCCACTGAAATTGAAATTCTCGATATTCAGTACTTATAA
- a CDS encoding ABC transporter permease has translation MSNSDSSSTPQPSPIATWSQVDQTHAQVSLGGVVNVYSLAGVWTQISQQQAAWLQQGGGKGQHLIFDASKVSSLDGSAFAFLIDIQEAQQKGGGDFEIVGLDPKYQPLLHEFDPINNLFPIPAPKPKTSFVVSTGMATQNLLDDARGLITFTGHLAADLVWSIRHINQVRWGDFVNAAVEAGIAALPIVGLVSFLIGVILSFQAAIGMEQFGAVSFVGPLAALGIVREMGPLITAILLAGRSSAAFAAEIGTMTVNSEIDALVTGGLSPVRFLVVPRVLAGILVMPILTLYADIVSIFASMLTMQIYGIPFINFYNGMLAAVGLEDILSGLLKATLFGVVISAVGCLRGMQTGTGAAAVGISATRAVVSSIVMIVLVDGIFAYISYRTGF, from the coding sequence ATGAGCAATTCTGACTCCTCATCAACCCCCCAGCCTTCGCCGATAGCGACCTGGTCACAGGTAGACCAGACGCATGCTCAGGTTTCTTTGGGTGGCGTGGTCAATGTCTATTCTTTGGCAGGGGTCTGGACACAGATTAGCCAACAGCAAGCAGCTTGGTTGCAACAGGGTGGTGGCAAGGGGCAACATCTCATTTTTGACGCCTCCAAAGTAAGCTCGCTTGATGGGTCAGCCTTTGCATTTTTGATTGATATTCAAGAGGCTCAGCAAAAAGGCGGCGGTGACTTTGAAATAGTCGGCTTAGATCCGAAGTATCAACCGCTATTGCACGAGTTTGATCCTATCAACAATCTCTTCCCGATTCCGGCTCCCAAGCCAAAGACCAGCTTTGTCGTCAGTACTGGCATGGCCACTCAAAATCTATTGGATGATGCACGTGGCTTAATTACTTTTACAGGGCATTTAGCAGCGGATTTGGTGTGGTCTATTCGCCATATCAATCAAGTGCGTTGGGGTGACTTTGTGAATGCAGCAGTTGAGGCTGGTATTGCTGCTTTGCCAATTGTGGGTCTAGTGTCATTTTTGATTGGGGTGATTCTGTCATTCCAGGCAGCAATTGGAATGGAACAGTTTGGTGCGGTTTCTTTTGTTGGTCCCTTGGCTGCACTTGGAATTGTTCGAGAGATGGGTCCATTAATTACTGCTATTTTGTTGGCAGGTCGATCATCCGCTGCTTTTGCGGCGGAGATTGGTACGATGACCGTCAATAGCGAGATTGATGCTTTGGTAACGGGCGGTTTAAGTCCAGTGCGTTTTTTAGTGGTCCCTAGAGTGCTCGCAGGTATTTTGGTGATGCCCATTTTGACCTTATACGCCGATATTGTGAGTATCTTTGCTTCCATGTTAACGATGCAGATTTACGGCATTCCATTCATTAATTTTTATAACGGGATGCTAGCTGCAGTTGGGCTTGAAGATATTTTGTCTGGCTTACTAAAAGCTACTCTTTTTGGCGTAGTGATCTCAGCAGTTGGATGTTTGCGCGGCATGCAAACGGGGACCGGTGCTGCCGCTGTGGGCATCTCAGCTACGCGCGCAGTAGTGAGCAGTATTGTCATGATTGTTCTAGTCGACGGCATATTCGCCTATATTTCTTATAGGACAGGTTTCTGA
- a CDS encoding ABC transporter ATP-binding protein: MASSNIAIDVQNLTVGYGSKVLLQNLNFSVTNGEIFVILGGSGCGKSSLLKNLFGLYQPLGGDVFIEGQNITTAQGAERQKIMTSFGVMYQQGALFGSMNLLDNVTLFMEEYTQLTKPQMDLLARCKLDLVGLLPYESYMPSEISGGMQKRAAIARAMALDPKILFLDEPSAGLDPITSADLDSTILDLSKNLGFTFVIVSHELASIYSIADKVIMLDKDAKGIIAEGDPKVLRDTSKDPRVHQFFNRIMSKDAA, translated from the coding sequence ATGGCAAGCTCCAATATCGCAATCGATGTACAAAATTTGACTGTGGGTTATGGGTCAAAGGTATTACTGCAAAATCTCAATTTTTCTGTCACCAATGGAGAGATTTTTGTCATCCTAGGCGGCTCTGGCTGCGGCAAATCCAGTTTGCTGAAAAACCTATTCGGTCTTTATCAGCCCTTAGGTGGAGATGTCTTTATTGAAGGGCAAAACATTACTACTGCCCAAGGCGCCGAGCGTCAAAAAATTATGACTAGTTTTGGGGTGATGTATCAGCAGGGTGCTTTATTCGGCTCGATGAATTTGCTTGATAACGTGACGCTCTTTATGGAAGAGTACACGCAGTTAACTAAGCCCCAAATGGATTTGTTAGCGCGCTGCAAATTAGATCTCGTTGGTCTACTCCCGTATGAGTCTTATATGCCCAGTGAAATCAGTGGCGGTATGCAAAAGCGTGCCGCGATTGCAAGGGCAATGGCACTAGATCCCAAGATCTTGTTTTTGGATGAGCCCTCAGCTGGATTAGACCCCATTACCTCTGCCGATCTGGATAGCACTATTCTTGATCTATCAAAAAATTTAGGCTTTACCTTTGTTATCGTTTCACATGAACTGGCGAGTATTTATTCCATCGCTGATAAAGTCATCATGTTGGATAAAGATGCCAAAGGCATCATTGCCGAAGGTGACCCTAAAGTATTGCGAGATACCAGTAAAGATCCTCGAGTACATCAATTCTTTAATCGCATCATGAGTAAGGACGCAGCATGA
- a CDS encoding MlaD family protein, with the protein MSNNTNPNYFRLGIFVLAAIGVLLAVVLIFGSGKFFKKSFYVETYIKQSVTGLDTGAAVRFRGVKVGQVSFIGLTGDTYERDTPLLERREYVVVRMQIFGDGVDSVDFAGLIKNGMRARVKSMGITGVNYVELDFSSNASQYPPLPYSWKPEYEVVPSLPNQADEIISGIQKLISVLNGMDVNGTQKKFDDLLTNLNLIMAGDGKDNSGLVSSVKDLNVLLSRIAKVTDKGELEILINQLVATMVSLRQTVSSVQGDTTATMENIRQATENLNEFSRIASQSPSTLIWGEPPPKITPPMNGVQK; encoded by the coding sequence ATGAGCAATAACACCAACCCCAATTACTTTCGCCTAGGCATTTTTGTGCTGGCGGCTATCGGAGTGCTACTGGCCGTTGTTCTCATTTTTGGCTCAGGAAAGTTTTTTAAGAAATCTTTCTACGTCGAGACCTACATTAAGCAATCTGTCACCGGTTTAGATACGGGTGCTGCCGTGCGATTTCGAGGCGTCAAAGTTGGTCAAGTTTCCTTTATAGGCTTGACTGGTGATACCTATGAGAGGGACACTCCACTTCTTGAGCGCCGTGAATATGTCGTTGTGCGTATGCAAATTTTTGGTGATGGGGTGGATTCTGTAGATTTTGCTGGCTTAATTAAGAATGGTATGCGCGCCCGCGTGAAATCGATGGGGATTACGGGGGTTAATTATGTTGAGTTGGACTTTAGTTCCAATGCCTCTCAATATCCGCCGCTTCCCTATAGCTGGAAGCCCGAGTATGAGGTAGTGCCTTCCTTGCCTAACCAGGCAGATGAGATTATTTCTGGAATCCAAAAACTCATTAGCGTCTTAAATGGAATGGATGTGAACGGGACGCAGAAGAAATTCGATGATCTCCTGACTAATCTCAATCTCATCATGGCGGGTGATGGCAAAGATAACTCTGGATTAGTGAGTTCTGTTAAAGACTTAAATGTCTTGTTATCTCGCATTGCCAAAGTAACAGATAAAGGCGAATTGGAGATTTTGATTAATCAATTGGTTGCAACCATGGTGTCCTTGCGTCAGACGGTTAGTAGCGTGCAGGGCGACACCACAGCAACCATGGAAAATATTCGCCAGGCAACCGAAAATCTCAATGAATTTTCTCGTATCGCCAGCCAATCTCCCTCCACTTTGATTTGGGGTGAGCCGCCTCCAAAAATCACTCCTCCAATGAACGGAGTTCAAAAATGA
- a CDS encoding membrane integrity-associated transporter subunit PqiC: protein MSIRTLNSTVLKCLIGAATIASLVACSLPQRPAITTTSWMIAPERTGAPNKPRSDLWLKMGSVSTTPPFDGKSLVYRLGDQRYEKDFYNTYSALPNEMISSATRQWMNQAQIFAMTVGQGNSFFPYYTLQASVDEFYGDYRVRPEAVVSVEFFLTVTSGSKSNPVIGTNRYTKRIPLKDNTPSALVQGQQEALAQILKEYEVALYQYAANLPKPLGKQ, encoded by the coding sequence ATGAGTATTCGCACTCTCAATTCCACTGTTCTCAAATGTCTGATTGGCGCTGCCACAATAGCTAGTCTTGTTGCTTGTTCTCTTCCACAGCGTCCCGCGATCACTACCACTAGTTGGATGATTGCTCCTGAGAGAACGGGCGCTCCAAATAAGCCTCGCTCTGATCTATGGCTCAAGATGGGCTCGGTATCTACAACGCCACCATTCGATGGTAAGTCTTTGGTCTACCGTTTAGGGGATCAGCGCTATGAAAAAGATTTTTACAATACCTACTCAGCGCTACCCAACGAAATGATTAGCAGTGCCACACGTCAGTGGATGAATCAAGCTCAGATTTTTGCAATGACGGTAGGGCAGGGCAATAGTTTTTTCCCTTATTACACACTACAAGCTTCTGTTGATGAGTTTTATGGAGATTATCGTGTGCGGCCTGAGGCAGTGGTCTCGGTGGAGTTCTTTTTAACTGTTACTAGCGGATCTAAATCCAATCCAGTGATTGGTACTAATCGCTATACCAAGCGCATACCTTTAAAAGACAATACTCCTAGTGCTTTAGTGCAGGGTCAGCAGGAGGCTTTGGCACAAATCTTAAAGGAGTATGAGGTGGCGCTTTATCAGTACGCAGCCAACCTGCCTAAGCCCCTTGGAAAACAATAA
- a CDS encoding SDR family oxidoreductase encodes MNLGLNGKVALVLASSRGLGQAMAVSLAREGVKVAVTGRNPAGLQKSVELIEAAGGKALALSWDLSDLNVIDNMVSQVEKELGPIDILINNTGGPPPTPAAGQDPALWQKSFNDMILSLIAITDRVLPGMRQRKWGRIITSTTSGAISPIKNLAISNTLRAALLAWSKTLSAEVAQDGVTVNVIMPGRVATDRLRELDEARAKRENLSYEDVVKLSLQLIPAGRYGDPQEYGDTAAFLASQNASFITGSVIRVDGGQIPAV; translated from the coding sequence ATGAATTTAGGTCTTAATGGAAAAGTAGCTCTGGTACTCGCTTCAAGCCGTGGCTTGGGTCAAGCAATGGCAGTTTCTTTGGCGCGAGAGGGCGTTAAAGTGGCCGTAACTGGTCGCAATCCGGCTGGTCTGCAAAAGTCGGTCGAACTGATTGAGGCTGCTGGTGGAAAAGCCTTGGCTTTGAGCTGGGATTTATCTGACCTCAACGTGATCGATAATATGGTCTCTCAAGTAGAAAAAGAGTTAGGGCCGATTGATATTCTGATTAACAACACTGGTGGGCCACCTCCAACACCGGCTGCTGGTCAAGACCCTGCGCTATGGCAAAAAAGCTTTAACGATATGATTCTTTCTTTGATTGCCATTACGGATCGTGTTCTGCCAGGAATGCGTCAGCGTAAATGGGGTCGCATTATTACCAGTACAACTTCGGGCGCAATTTCTCCGATTAAGAATTTGGCTATCTCTAATACCTTGCGCGCTGCATTGCTGGCATGGTCAAAAACTTTATCTGCAGAAGTGGCACAAGATGGGGTGACTGTAAATGTCATCATGCCTGGACGGGTGGCAACAGATCGTCTGCGTGAGCTCGATGAAGCACGCGCAAAACGTGAGAACTTAAGCTACGAGGATGTGGTTAAGCTGAGTCTGCAGCTCATTCCTGCAGGTCGCTATGGTGATCCTCAAGAATATGGCGATACAGCTGCATTTTTAGCGAGCCAAAATGCCTCTTTCATCACGGGTTCTGTCATTCGTGTTGATGGTGGTCAGATACCAGCCGTTTAA